One Lentimicrobium sp. L6 DNA window includes the following coding sequences:
- the mgtE gene encoding magnesium transporter, which yields MGENNTYEQFELTREFIEELQQNIEFEQKDQIIAMLEDLHPADIAEIYEELNIDEAKFTFLLHEQEVAADVLAELEEDDRKKFLKAFPASILAKRFIENMDSDDAADLIQELPEEKQERVLYHMKDEEQIEDIKELLSYDEDSAGGLMAKELFLVNQESTVRQCLVELRKQAEEVHDVYYIYVVDDANILIGTLSLKSLLIASAQTKAKDICNTDIISAQLDEKSEEVALMMQKYDLVALPVVNKTGELMGRITIDDVVDVIKEEAEKDYQMISGLTDDVESSDSVYRLTRARFPWLLIGLFGGIIGAGVIGHFEGDIAKYAGLALFLPLIAAMGGNAGVQSSSIIVQGIASGDMGIDSIAKKLVKELAVSFVNGIILSMLIFTYSYFFHDSFPLTISVSIALFIVIIFASLFGTLVPMLLNKFEIDPALATGPFITTVNDIMGLLIYLYIARMVFLVWV from the coding sequence ATGGGAGAAAACAATACATACGAACAATTTGAGTTGACTCGAGAATTTATTGAGGAACTTCAGCAAAACATTGAATTTGAGCAAAAAGATCAAATCATTGCCATGTTGGAAGATCTTCATCCTGCTGATATTGCAGAGATATACGAGGAACTTAATATTGATGAAGCTAAATTTACATTCTTGCTGCATGAGCAAGAAGTAGCAGCTGATGTTTTAGCAGAATTAGAAGAGGATGATAGAAAGAAGTTCTTAAAAGCCTTCCCTGCTAGTATTCTTGCCAAGCGTTTTATCGAGAACATGGATTCCGATGATGCAGCCGACCTAATCCAGGAATTACCAGAAGAAAAGCAGGAGCGTGTTCTTTATCACATGAAAGATGAAGAGCAAATTGAAGACATTAAGGAGCTTTTAAGCTATGACGAAGACAGTGCTGGAGGACTAATGGCCAAAGAGTTATTCTTGGTTAATCAGGAATCTACAGTTCGTCAGTGTTTGGTAGAGCTTAGAAAACAAGCCGAAGAAGTTCACGATGTATACTATATTTATGTAGTTGATGATGCCAATATATTAATAGGTACGCTATCCTTAAAATCTCTATTAATTGCTTCAGCTCAAACTAAAGCCAAAGACATTTGTAATACCGATATCATCAGCGCCCAATTAGATGAAAAATCGGAGGAGGTTGCTTTGATGATGCAGAAGTATGACTTGGTAGCATTGCCAGTTGTTAACAAGACTGGAGAGTTAATGGGTAGAATTACCATTGATGATGTGGTGGATGTCATTAAAGAAGAAGCAGAAAAAGATTACCAGATGATTTCTGGTTTGACCGATGATGTGGAGTCTAGCGATAGTGTTTATCGTTTGACACGTGCTCGTTTTCCTTGGCTACTCATAGGACTCTTTGGCGGAATTATTGGAGCAGGAGTTATTGGTCATTTTGAGGGCGATATTGCAAAATATGCTGGCCTAGCTTTATTCCTTCCTCTCATTGCCGCAATGGGTGGTAATGCTGGAGTACAATCTTCTTCTATCATAGTACAAGGAATTGCATCTGGCGATATGGGAATCGATAGCATAGCAAAAAAACTGGTCAAAGAATTAGCAGTATCCTTTGTTAATGGAATTATCCTTTCTATGTTAATATTCACCTACAGTTATTTCTTCCACGACTCATTCCCCTTAACTATTTCTGTAAGTATTGCACTGTTTATAGTCATCATATTTGCCTCTCTTTTTGGCACCCTAGTACCCATGCTTTTAAATAAATTTGAAATAGATCCCGCCTTAGCTACAGGTCCATTTATCACCACTGTGAACGATATTATGGGACTATTGATTTATCTTTATATTGCTCGTATGGTATTTTTAGTTTGGGTTTAG
- a CDS encoding FG-GAP-like repeat-containing protein, whose protein sequence is MKKYLFFLLALVFVSFTSDRNKSKYNIPILAFSTMAGDIDLDGDNDIIVGHRIYWLLDSPVITVLDNMQSGEFSISDTIKDFYAYQYNIILADVDNDDFPDIIGLGIDASEEISEMFIRVLYNSGGEYNSYQDFALNTHEPISDIDYGDINGDGHVDLAITSNHGQFWGVLYNDGIGNFSAPEYYETEGAYPNSIDCGDINSDGRADIVLIRQSVEVFFSTVNGFENITLEEGSSWKHAAKIVDFDLDGENDIITFGGTPVTLLDFYKNIENNNLEVQEEFVGYFQSSEFQICDINNNEYQDVVFELLDKTGYVIYYNQGNFQLADSQFIALPAANPEEQWRSFFCADMDGNGFQDIICVKTVDEIVSDNLEILFNDGEGNFIENPIAAINNININKSSLSANPNPFTEQTQIHFTLEKASLVLLEIFNLKGELVWQLEKKYTAGKQSILWNGKDQNGNNCKPGAYIIKILNDHKTPNTIQIIKQ, encoded by the coding sequence ATGAAAAAGTATCTCTTCTTTTTACTCGCCCTTGTTTTCGTTTCTTTTACTTCCGACAGAAATAAAAGCAAATATAATATTCCAATCTTAGCTTTTAGCACAATGGCTGGTGATATCGATTTAGATGGTGATAATGATATTATTGTAGGCCATAGAATATATTGGTTGCTCGATAGCCCAGTAATAACAGTGCTAGACAATATGCAAAGTGGAGAATTTAGTATTAGCGATACTATTAAAGATTTTTACGCCTATCAATACAATATTATTTTAGCTGATGTTGATAATGATGATTTTCCAGATATTATTGGCTTGGGAATAGATGCTTCTGAAGAAATCTCAGAAATGTTTATAAGAGTACTTTATAACTCAGGTGGTGAGTATAATAGCTATCAGGACTTTGCTTTAAACACCCATGAGCCTATTTCCGATATTGACTATGGCGATATAAATGGTGATGGTCATGTAGATTTGGCTATCACATCTAACCATGGCCAGTTTTGGGGAGTATTATATAATGATGGCATTGGCAATTTCTCTGCACCCGAATATTATGAAACGGAAGGTGCATATCCAAATTCCATTGATTGTGGAGATATCAATAGCGATGGTAGGGCCGATATTGTTTTAATCAGACAAAGTGTTGAAGTTTTTTTTAGCACTGTGAATGGTTTCGAAAATATAACACTTGAAGAAGGAAGTAGTTGGAAGCATGCTGCCAAGATTGTTGATTTTGACCTTGATGGAGAAAATGATATTATCACATTTGGTGGAACTCCTGTTACCCTACTTGATTTTTATAAAAATATTGAAAATAATAATTTAGAAGTTCAAGAAGAGTTTGTAGGATATTTTCAATCTTCAGAATTCCAGATTTGCGATATAAATAATAATGAATATCAAGATGTGGTGTTTGAATTATTAGATAAAACGGGCTATGTGATTTATTATAATCAGGGCAATTTTCAATTGGCCGATTCGCAATTTATAGCATTGCCAGCAGCTAATCCTGAAGAGCAATGGAGAAGTTTCTTTTGTGCCGATATGGATGGTAATGGATTTCAGGATATTATTTGTGTAAAAACAGTGGATGAGATAGTATCAGACAATTTAGAAATATTGTTTAACGATGGTGAAGGGAATTTTATTGAAAACCCAATAGCGGCAATAAACAATATCAATATAAACAAATCTTCATTATCAGCAAATCCCAATCCTTTTACCGAACAAACCCAAATTCATTTTACGCTGGAAAAAGCCTCTTTGGTTTTATTGGAAATATTTAACCTAAAAGGAGAACTAGTATGGCAATTAGAGAAAAAATATACTGCCGGAAAACAAAGCATCCTCTGGAATGGAAAAGACCAAAATGGGAATAATTGCAAACCTGGGGCTTATATTATAAAAATTTTAAACGACCATAAAACGCCAAATACTATTCAAATTATTAAACAATAA